AGGTtagaaactatgaaacgggcgtcgagtaaagagaaaaaacaaaaaacgcAATTTTcctcattatttattatactcaaTCGAAATAACTTCCATCGACATCTACGACTTTCCGCCAATTCATAGTCTTTTATAACATCATCTCCGTTATTGTactttttctctctcaaaaataattcatcatCTCTGTTCAAAATTTTTGGAAGCAATATCGACCATTGTTTTCATTAGTGGATCCATCTCCCAATGCATGATTAATGACTCTCAAAGTTTGAGCCaaagaattgataaataaaaatatcgagcgCGCGTTACAATGAACCTGTCTCGGTCACAGCTGAAAACGGACTAAACAAAGACGCCCgcttcatagtttccaacctaatactaAAATTCGAGTGACCTCAATCTAACTATCAGTCTGCTGACTGACAATctgtattatttgaaaaatttagtacaaataaaaaaacaggTCTTCTGACTGgcaatttgtattatttggaaaatttaatataaataaaagaaaaaggttATGACCGAGCCAAGTGCTTCGACACTTAGTATTCGAAAAGTTAATCGATTATTTAGCTTGTGAATGGctcaattaaccccttgcactataataacctATATTGTAGGTTATTATAACActataataacttttatcaAAGTACAgtaacgaaagtaaataaagacaatgtgagaaataggaattgtctaatgttattaaagaaagtattaagaacgaataaacgctaattaacacagcatgaaagaaatcatagcgcaaggggttaatcctTATGAATCGGAGCCTGTAAACCTGGTACGGGATCGAGGAGctcgttaaaaaaagaaacgctgGAAACGATATCCTCTTTTTTCGGTGGCCCTTTTTCCTCTTATTCCGTCGACCTCAATTTAGACTGACGAGCTCGAAAATGTAGACATTAAACTTGAAGGAAGCATCGCATGCCTCGTTTTTTCGCAACACTGCAGATGTTAACTCGACAACCGGTTCCATAATGATCGCGATTAGTCGGCCCCTGCGATCCGATTAACACCAATTTACcttataacaaaatatcggAACGCCGACCGTACGTTCAAGGAGCAAGATGAACGCCGTTACGCTAAACAATTGTCACGCGTTTCGTTTTGCAGACGCGCTAATGCGAACGGACTACCAACTGTTCTATCCGGGGGCGTTGGGACCGCTGCACATCTCCACGACTTCCGGTAACGCCAGCGCGCCATCTTGGAACCCGAGCTTCTACTCGTCCCTGTACCAAGCGACCACGCTGCACTTGCATCACGGAATGCAGTCCTTCACGTGAGTGTTCAGACATTTTTCATACAGTCCAGCGATACCTTCGAACTCTCGTTCGATGTTCGCGGagataatattacaataaatgtataatattgtaatgttaGTTGAAGCGACAAAAAAAGATAAGAAAGTCACGATTCttcaatattctttttatccgTGGttagaaaatttcgtttcagaATGCGTAACAGAATTTTTCTCCCAAAAATAATATCTGTAACACGGACCTCGCAATTTATCAAACTATTTTTCATGCCATCGGTAAAAGAATAtcgttaattttctattattaaaaaccgAATATATAGTCGAACAATAATCCATATTAAAAGAACGTGCCACTGTCatcgacaaaataaaaatggccgCTCCTTCCCTGATAGTCTGAAGCATTCAATCTACAAATAGACGAATAATTAACTGTACTTTgataacgaaaaataaaggaaaattgaCCGCGTACAAAGAAAGATAGACAACGATTGAACTTGGAAGATAAGAAGCAAAATAAACGACATGGGACATGGTGTTTTCAGATCGCTGGACGTGGAGCGTCTGTCGGAGCAGAATGGCGGCGCGAGCCAGGTGGAGCTGAAGTCTAGCTCCAGCTCGATGACGGGCAGCGACGATTCCCTGGACAAGAGCGACCTCGACGAGAACACGGAGTCGCAGGACCACTACAAACCGTTCCAGAACTCGCCGACCATTCTGGAGCTGGGCCAGAAGATCGGCAGCGACCGCAGCGCGTTCGTCAGACACAGCACTTCCGGTTCGTCCGGCAGCCTGGAGAACGGGCAGAGCCCGCCGCCGGCGACCGCCGAGAACCTGAAGacgacgccgccgtcgccgagGATCGCGGAGACCGAGCAGAACCCGATGGCCAAAGAAGCGGCGGCCGAGGCGAGGCCGGCGCAACCTCAGCGGAAGAGGAACCCGTACTCGATAGAGGAGCTGCTGAAGAAGGACGAGACCAAGAGCGGCTCGAAGAGGCCAAAGCTGACGAACATCGGGGTGGTGCAGCCCTGCGGCGTCGTCCTCAGCAAAGAGATCTGAAGGGCCAGCGACTGGACCGACCGGAACTACTGTAATAGTCTAGCGATAGAGGCTGAGGAGTCGATTATCCAGTTGTCGGGCGAGTCTTCGGGGATGTCGCGTGGCAACTATTCGTGGACGGGGTAATTGTCGAGCGCGAGAAACGGAGAATGTATTAGATTGAGCAAACGGTCCGGGAATCGACGACGATGCTTTGTTTGCGGACGGGGTAATTGGACGGCTCGGAA
This Augochlora pura isolate Apur16 unplaced genomic scaffold, APUR_v2.2.1 APUR_unplaced_622, whole genome shotgun sequence DNA region includes the following protein-coding sequences:
- the Poxn gene encoding paired box pox-neuro, with the translated sequence MNAVTLNNCHAFRFADALMRTDYQLFYPGALGPLHISTTSGNASAPSWNPSFYSSLYQATTLHLHHGMQSFTSLDVERLSEQNGGASQVELKSSSSSMTGSDDSLDKSDLDENTESQDHYKPFQNSPTILELGQKIGSDRSAFVRHSTSGSSGSLENGQSPPPATAENLKTTPPSPRIAETEQNPMAKEAAAEARPAQPQRKRNPYSIEELLKKDETKSGSKRPKLTNIGVVQPCGVVLSKEI